One genomic segment of Natrialbaceae archaeon AArc-T1-2 includes these proteins:
- a CDS encoding IS5 family transposase yields MEIDILDFVEQCRDLAKQALGKHAGEPASGGFARWVHVVLHCFRLEEGHSYRETPNRLKYMSEVRDVLGLDQDELPDYSTIYKSFDRLKMWVWRALLRVSAQQHPQSGHVALDSTFFDRHAASSYYRQRSGNSVQTLKVTTLTDVESLAVLDVHISARWKHDTKTGPQVVRRNADDLLSVAADKAFHNWHTKYEFYALGVEPLILQRGSKPLTTGNNTLIRTKGYAQRWMAETSYSTTKRSLGDAVRALGWYRQFREIVLMFAIINIEKLCEPL; encoded by the coding sequence ATGGAAATCGATATCCTCGACTTCGTTGAGCAGTGTCGAGACCTAGCCAAACAAGCGTTGGGGAAGCACGCGGGCGAGCCCGCCAGCGGCGGGTTCGCCCGCTGGGTACATGTCGTTTTGCACTGTTTTCGGCTCGAAGAGGGCCATAGCTACCGTGAAACGCCGAACCGGCTGAAGTACATGTCTGAGGTTCGTGACGTACTTGGCCTCGATCAGGACGAGTTGCCGGATTACAGCACGATCTACAAGTCGTTCGATCGGCTGAAAATGTGGGTGTGGCGGGCGTTGCTGCGCGTTTCAGCGCAGCAACACCCGCAGTCTGGACACGTCGCTCTCGACAGTACGTTCTTCGACCGACACGCTGCATCATCGTATTACCGTCAGCGATCCGGGAATAGCGTGCAGACGCTGAAAGTGACCACATTAACCGATGTAGAGTCTCTTGCAGTTCTTGACGTTCATATCTCAGCCCGGTGGAAACACGATACGAAGACAGGGCCGCAGGTCGTCCGCCGGAACGCGGACGACCTGCTTTCCGTCGCTGCTGACAAAGCCTTCCACAACTGGCACACCAAATACGAGTTCTACGCCCTCGGTGTCGAACCACTGATCTTACAGCGTGGATCGAAACCACTCACGACAGGGAACAACACGCTTATCCGGACAAAAGGCTACGCTCAGCGCTGGATGGCCGAAACGTCGTACTCGACAACGAAGCGCTCGCTCGGCGATGCCGTGCGAGCGCTGGGCTGGTATCGACAGTTCCGTGAAATTGTCCTCATGTTCGCCATCATCAACATAGAAAAGCTCTGTGAGCCACTCTAA
- a CDS encoding tyrosine-type recombinase/integrase, producing the protein MTDVTPQEAIEAYLTERSTELSASSIQNHRYQLKQFRLWCERVGVSRLQSIEPIHISRFRRARADEINSNTMYNQLSVVRLFLRFVERMGWSGVPGNDLSESIVLPTRGGKARDRSISADRAGALLDELERYEYASIDHVILALCWTAGVRIGALRSLDLKDLHLDEMYIELNHRPETHTPLKNKVGSEREVNLHGWVCSLLKHYIEDRRIDSTDDFNRSSLLTTRYGRMARSTIRRRVYRLTDCSDYSSTCDCADYSSKCEKAVSPHDIRRSSITAWLDQGHDPSLLASRFDVSERVISDHYDVRSEQQKRELRRDAFNM; encoded by the coding sequence ATGACCGACGTAACACCTCAAGAAGCGATTGAAGCGTACCTGACTGAACGATCGACGGAACTCTCTGCGAGTTCGATTCAAAACCATCGCTATCAGCTAAAGCAATTCCGTCTCTGGTGTGAGCGCGTGGGGGTGAGTCGACTACAGTCGATCGAACCGATTCACATCTCTCGCTTCCGCCGCGCACGGGCTGACGAGATTAACAGTAATACGATGTACAACCAGCTAAGCGTCGTTCGCCTGTTCCTCCGTTTCGTCGAGAGAATGGGTTGGTCGGGAGTTCCCGGGAACGATCTGTCCGAATCGATTGTACTCCCGACTCGCGGGGGTAAAGCGCGCGACCGATCAATCTCGGCTGACCGGGCGGGGGCACTCCTCGATGAGCTAGAGCGCTACGAGTACGCGTCGATCGACCACGTAATCCTGGCGCTTTGCTGGACAGCGGGAGTACGGATCGGCGCGCTCAGATCACTCGATCTAAAGGATTTGCATCTCGACGAAATGTATATCGAACTCAACCACCGGCCAGAGACCCACACTCCCCTCAAGAACAAAGTCGGGTCAGAAAGGGAAGTGAATCTGCACGGGTGGGTATGTTCTCTCCTCAAACATTACATCGAGGATCGCCGGATCGACTCTACTGACGACTTCAACCGATCTAGTCTACTCACGACTCGGTACGGTAGAATGGCTCGATCAACGATTCGTCGTCGAGTGTATCGTCTCACGGACTGTTCGGATTACTCTTCAACGTGTGACTGTGCGGATTACTCCTCGAAGTGCGAGAAAGCTGTCTCCCCTCACGATATCCGCCGATCGTCAATCACCGCTTGGCTCGACCAAGGACATGATCCATCTCTCTTAGCTTCGAGGTTCGACGTGAGCGAGAGAGTGATTTCGGATCATTACGACGTTCGATCGGAACAGCAGAAGCGAGAGTTGAGGCGTGACGCGTTCAATATGTGA